One genomic window of Metopolophium dirhodum isolate CAU chromosome 4, ASM1992520v1, whole genome shotgun sequence includes the following:
- the LOC132943890 gene encoding uncharacterized protein LOC132943890, which produces MHTDIYKLYYLTVTHLSVIRGTGLKYKDDDGYTYWKNRQCRMHLTIRCASWRAGCRAKGKVFNSDTSKVLLLTGHETHPENQLALNRFKNICNQRAQAEQISLRVIYNE; this is translated from the exons ATGCATACGgacatttataaactttattatttaacagttactcacttatcagttatcag AGGCACAGGACTTAAATACAAAGACGACGATGGATATACTTACTGGAAAAATCGACAATGTCGAATGCACTTAACTATTCGTTGTGCATCCTGGAGAGCTgg ttgTCGTGCAAAAGGCAAAGTTTTTAATAGCGACACTTCGAAAGTTTTGCTGCTGACAGGCCATGAAACTCATCCAGAAAACCAATTGGCATTAAataggttcaaaaatatttgtaatcaaCGGGCACAGGCTGAACAAATATCACTTCGGGTCATTTATAACGaa taa